In Paenibacillus algicola, a genomic segment contains:
- a CDS encoding S-layer homology domain-containing protein produces MKKIMMLLLAGMLLFTSVVHEAAASVKFTDLEGSYAQADIHSLAARGIVSGDGHGHFFPKKPVTRAEFTAMLVRLLALEPVYSSIRAFDDVTPQSWSYGWIHAAVNLSMVKGKEERRFDPTSRITREEAAALAARAMKQPSDPAAGQGNLTLRYKDMDDISGWAREEVNTVTSLGWMQGSQGYFRPGAAITRQEAVMLLSNILQSGSVKRALDSYGQTAASDISMGWFYQGTAAQYMAYAERAGLNTVSPRWYFLNEDGSVSNHTNDQILQWSRQKRVAVWAMLGNRFNKESTHRMLQDAAQRKSVIQSVAGYVSRYQLAGINLDFENVSPQDRELMTLFVSELSAALHPIGAVLSVDVSPDLGTDWTAAFDMEAIGYAADYTVLMAYEEHWSGSQKAGSVASLPWVTSAVDQLLTQMPASKIILALPLYTRAWNRSDPALSRDITLTEQQQLSALPSARLRWDALAGQYIADYTQKGTAYSIWTEEERSLTLKHLLAADRGLAGIAYWYSGAENKELWSAVRNARKYQSYDFKF; encoded by the coding sequence TTGAAAAAGATCATGATGCTTCTGCTGGCAGGGATGCTTCTATTTACGAGTGTGGTCCACGAAGCTGCTGCATCTGTAAAATTTACAGATTTGGAAGGGAGCTATGCCCAAGCTGATATACACAGCCTGGCTGCAAGGGGCATAGTGTCGGGGGATGGCCACGGACATTTTTTTCCGAAAAAGCCGGTTACAAGGGCTGAATTTACGGCCATGCTGGTCCGGCTGTTAGCATTGGAGCCGGTCTACAGCAGCATCCGTGCCTTTGATGATGTCACCCCTCAGTCCTGGTCATACGGATGGATTCATGCTGCTGTTAACCTGTCCATGGTGAAGGGCAAGGAAGAGCGGAGATTTGATCCTACCAGCCGGATTACACGGGAAGAGGCAGCCGCACTTGCGGCAAGAGCGATGAAGCAGCCCTCAGATCCGGCAGCCGGGCAAGGCAACCTGACTCTCCGCTATAAGGATATGGACGACATCTCCGGCTGGGCCCGGGAAGAGGTGAACACCGTTACATCCTTGGGCTGGATGCAGGGCAGTCAAGGCTATTTCCGGCCAGGGGCTGCAATCACGCGACAAGAGGCTGTCATGCTGCTGAGTAATATCCTTCAATCCGGGAGCGTGAAGAGAGCACTGGATTCATATGGTCAGACTGCAGCTTCAGACATCTCCATGGGCTGGTTTTATCAGGGTACGGCAGCACAATATATGGCCTACGCAGAGCGGGCAGGGCTGAATACGGTGTCCCCGAGATGGTACTTTCTCAATGAGGACGGATCAGTTTCCAATCATACGAATGATCAGATTCTGCAGTGGAGCCGCCAAAAACGTGTGGCCGTGTGGGCAATGCTGGGGAATCGGTTCAACAAAGAGTCCACCCACCGAATGCTTCAAGATGCTGCTCAGCGCAAAAGTGTCATTCAATCTGTTGCCGGATATGTGTCGCGGTACCAGCTCGCCGGCATTAATCTGGATTTTGAGAATGTATCTCCGCAGGATCGGGAGCTGATGACCCTGTTCGTGTCGGAGCTGTCGGCTGCGCTGCATCCAATAGGAGCCGTCTTGTCGGTGGATGTCTCTCCCGATCTCGGCACGGACTGGACAGCAGCCTTTGATATGGAGGCTATTGGCTATGCCGCCGATTATACCGTCCTTATGGCTTATGAAGAGCACTGGAGCGGTTCTCAGAAGGCGGGATCCGTTGCCTCTCTTCCCTGGGTTACCTCTGCGGTAGATCAGTTATTAACGCAGATGCCAGCTTCTAAGATTATTCTTGCGCTGCCGCTATATACAAGGGCCTGGAATAGAAGTGACCCGGCTTTATCACGGGATATTACGTTAACCGAGCAGCAGCAGCTGTCGGCGCTCCCTTCTGCACGTCTGCGCTGGGACGCCCTTGCCGGGCAGTATATCGCTGACTACACCCAGAAGGGTACCGCCTACAGCATATGGACGGAAGAAGAAAGATCTCTTACGCTCAAGCATCTTCTTGCAGCAGATCGAGGACTCGCGGGAATCGCTTATTGGTACTCCGGTGCTGAAAATAAAGAGCTATGGAGCGCCGTCCGAAATGCGCGGAAATATCAGAGCTATGATTTCAAGTTCTAA
- a CDS encoding PIG-L family deacetylase: protein MAVNLFFVPHQDDEALTFGAGIRNHLDQHDECHVILYTDGASSGVRRQLNGEEKSSLLKKKLDPHNEGYAILDEAAFSVCRNVEFERSCKALGLPPQWIHYSSYLMQDGTTTVEGCKQVIMEFLDRYPQARVKTFTYAGGNHRDHANMGLAAQGLYEQGVIQDLRFYVEPYNLRKALKEKGRRHILKETTVKSSHLVVASLKEYTIWEPTEGRFAIGYHSVKKCIDTVMKKPVSYYHKP, encoded by the coding sequence ATGGCCGTAAATTTATTTTTTGTCCCCCATCAGGATGATGAAGCCCTGACGTTTGGTGCGGGCATCCGCAATCATCTGGATCAGCATGATGAATGTCACGTCATTTTATATACAGATGGAGCGTCCTCCGGCGTTAGAAGGCAGCTGAACGGGGAAGAGAAGAGCTCGCTGCTCAAGAAAAAGCTTGACCCCCATAACGAAGGCTATGCGATACTCGATGAAGCTGCCTTTTCCGTCTGCCGAAATGTCGAATTTGAGCGCTCCTGTAAAGCGCTGGGTCTTCCGCCGCAGTGGATTCACTATTCCTCCTATCTGATGCAGGACGGGACTACCACCGTGGAAGGCTGCAAGCAGGTCATCATGGAGTTTCTGGATCGTTATCCGCAGGCCAGAGTAAAGACCTTCACGTATGCCGGCGGAAATCACCGGGATCACGCCAATATGGGCTTGGCGGCTCAAGGCCTATATGAGCAGGGCGTGATTCAGGATCTGAGGTTCTATGTGGAGCCTTACAATCTAAGAAAAGCTTTAAAGGAAAAGGGCAGGCGTCACATTTTGAAAGAAACGACGGTGAAGAGCAGTCACCTGGTTGTAGCTTCCCTGAAGGAATATACGATATGGGAGCCTACTGAGGGACGCTTTGCCATTGGCTATCATTCGGTCAAGAAGTGTATTGACACCGTTATGAAAAAACCGGTCTCCTATTATCACAAGCCCTGA
- a CDS encoding LCP family glycopolymer transferase, protein MKRWKKLILIISAIILIGGCVYSLYLYQAVKGTMSAIYEPLDLETPVTSSPSVMESVTTVPPSQPSMPAAQKNRTAAEVQPAAEAAGSVRQGPPELSKRDPFTLAILGVDERENDVGRSDVIVVLAVNPDKHSVKMIHIPRDTRTEIVGRGTVDKINHAYAFGGVSMSIRSIEQFLDVPMDYYVKVNMEGFAQIIDLLGGIVVDNPFAFSIDGVDYPAGTLSLNGEEALLFSRMRYGDPRGDLGRNARQQQVLAAIMDQAKRLSSVTKVTDILEEVKVSTKTNVTLEDIKWLFTEYRPDLDTIERDEIQGDGAIINNIYYYIVSPGERQRITTSILQQLQSSS, encoded by the coding sequence ATGAAGCGCTGGAAGAAGCTGATTCTCATAATCAGCGCAATTATATTGATAGGAGGCTGTGTATACAGCCTCTATTTATATCAAGCTGTAAAGGGCACCATGAGTGCGATCTATGAGCCGCTGGATTTGGAAACGCCGGTAACCTCCAGTCCCTCTGTAATGGAATCGGTGACGACAGTGCCGCCATCCCAGCCTTCCATGCCTGCTGCGCAGAAGAACAGGACTGCTGCAGAGGTGCAGCCTGCTGCTGAAGCCGCCGGATCTGTCCGGCAGGGCCCGCCAGAGCTCAGCAAGAGAGACCCCTTTACGCTGGCCATTCTCGGCGTGGATGAGCGGGAGAATGATGTGGGACGATCAGATGTGATCGTGGTGCTGGCCGTGAATCCGGATAAGCACTCCGTGAAGATGATTCATATTCCCAGGGATACTCGTACCGAGATCGTGGGCCGTGGCACCGTGGATAAAATCAATCATGCCTACGCCTTTGGCGGTGTCTCTATGTCAATCCGAAGCATTGAGCAGTTTCTGGATGTTCCTATGGATTACTATGTAAAAGTGAATATGGAGGGCTTTGCGCAAATCATTGATCTTCTGGGCGGCATTGTGGTGGACAATCCCTTTGCCTTCTCCATAGATGGTGTGGATTATCCGGCAGGCACGCTGTCCTTAAACGGTGAGGAGGCGTTGCTATTCTCAAGAATGCGTTACGGTGATCCCCGCGGTGATCTCGGTCGGAATGCCAGACAGCAACAGGTTCTCGCCGCCATTATGGATCAGGCCAAGCGGCTGTCGAGCGTGACTAAAGTGACAGACATTTTGGAAGAAGTGAAGGTCAGCACCAAAACGAATGTAACCCTGGAGGATATAAAGTGGTTGTTTACTGAATACAGGCCTGATCTCGACACCATTGAGAGGGACGAAATCCAGGGGGACGGAGCCATCATAAACAATATCTACTATTATATAGTGAGTCCGGGAGAACGACAGCGAATAACGACTTCAATTTTGCAGCAGCTGCAATCTTCAAGCTGA
- a CDS encoding sugar phosphate nucleotidyltransferase, whose translation MKLVLLSGGSGKRLWPLSNDARSKQFLKVLENEDLEMESMVQRVWGQIKAAGLDQSTLIATSSKQVEILQNQLGPVPIIAEPERRDTFPAIALAASYLYSLKGVSLDETVCILPVDPYVEDHFFEKIKELEQVLENTDAGIALMGVTPTYPSSKYGYIIPEKTSTANGVMRAAGFTEKPTEERAEELMAEQALWNCGVFAFKLGYMIDKLFQSKIPVQYEELNKKYSQLPKISFDYEVVEKEKHIAVLPYEGCWKDLGTWNTLTENMGVQQIGEGRISEDCDNTHLINELDIPVTVIGLSNAVVAVSPDGILVSDKSASPRVKDMVAPDQQPMYEERSWGWYRVLDYTKYEQEEEVLTRRICLWEGKCLSYQKHCQRSTTLNIVSGEGVLVFNDEVFDIKSGDVFTIPSHVYYGIKADSDVEFIEVQKGSVLQEDDIIEMYSTWEEVEAHCSARKIPS comes from the coding sequence ATGAAATTAGTATTGCTGTCCGGAGGCTCCGGTAAACGGCTGTGGCCATTGTCGAACGATGCCAGATCCAAGCAATTCCTGAAGGTGCTGGAGAATGAAGACCTGGAAATGGAGTCCATGGTCCAGCGAGTCTGGGGACAAATCAAGGCGGCCGGCCTGGATCAATCGACGCTGATTGCTACCAGCAGCAAGCAGGTGGAAATTTTGCAGAATCAGCTTGGCCCGGTGCCCATTATCGCTGAGCCGGAACGCCGAGATACGTTTCCGGCGATTGCCCTGGCAGCCTCTTATCTGTATTCCTTGAAAGGGGTATCGCTGGACGAAACGGTATGCATATTGCCGGTGGATCCTTATGTGGAGGACCATTTTTTCGAGAAAATCAAAGAGCTGGAACAGGTGCTGGAGAATACTGATGCCGGGATTGCCCTCATGGGCGTGACTCCGACCTATCCGTCCTCGAAATACGGCTATATTATTCCTGAGAAAACCTCCACGGCCAATGGTGTCATGCGCGCAGCAGGCTTTACGGAGAAGCCGACAGAGGAGAGAGCGGAGGAGCTGATGGCGGAGCAGGCGCTCTGGAATTGCGGCGTGTTTGCTTTCAAGCTCGGCTATATGATTGACAAGCTGTTTCAATCCAAGATTCCGGTTCAATATGAGGAGCTGAATAAGAAATACAGCCAGCTGCCGAAGATCAGCTTCGATTATGAGGTGGTGGAGAAAGAGAAGCATATTGCTGTGCTGCCTTATGAAGGCTGCTGGAAGGATCTTGGCACCTGGAACACGCTGACGGAAAATATGGGCGTCCAGCAGATCGGAGAAGGAAGAATCAGTGAGGACTGCGACAACACGCATCTAATCAATGAGCTGGATATTCCGGTGACTGTTATTGGCCTCTCCAATGCTGTGGTTGCGGTAAGCCCGGACGGCATTCTAGTGTCTGACAAAAGCGCAAGCCCGCGCGTCAAGGATATGGTAGCGCCGGATCAGCAGCCGATGTATGAAGAGCGAAGCTGGGGCTGGTACCGGGTGCTGGATTATACGAAATATGAGCAGGAGGAGGAGGTCCTCACCCGGCGCATTTGTCTCTGGGAAGGGAAATGCCTGAGCTATCAGAAGCACTGCCAGCGGAGCACCACACTGAACATTGTTAGCGGAGAAGGTGTGCTGGTCTTCAATGATGAGGTGTTTGACATCAAGAGCGGCGATGTCTTTACGATCCCTTCTCACGTCTATTATGGAATTAAGGCGGATAGTGATGTGGAGTTTATCGAGGTCCAGAAGGGCTCCGTGCTGCAGGAGGATGATATTATCGAGATGTATAGCACCTGGGAGGAAGTTGAAGCGCACTGCTCTGCCAGGAAGATTCCCTCATGA
- the galU gene encoding UTP--glucose-1-phosphate uridylyltransferase GalU, whose amino-acid sequence MTKVTKAIIPAAGLGTRFLPATKAMPKEMLPIVDKPTIQYIVEEAISSGIEDIIIVTGRSKRAIEDHFDKNIELEADLEEKNKDELLEIVRSVSNLVEIHCVRQKEPLGLGHAIWCARKFINHEPFAVLLGDMIIDHEVPCLKQMIDVYDQHESSIVAVESVPWKDVSSYGVIEGEAVNGKMQRITNLVEKPKVNPPSNLAMIGRYILHPEIMDLLEHQEAGVGGEIQLTDALKALAQQQEMYSFCYEGKLYDVGSKLGYLKANIDFALKRDGIGLPLKNYLLETIVESEQSKVEAQSSLKIV is encoded by the coding sequence ATGACAAAGGTAACGAAAGCAATCATTCCCGCTGCAGGACTAGGAACCCGTTTTTTACCGGCCACCAAAGCAATGCCCAAGGAAATGCTGCCGATCGTGGACAAGCCAACGATTCAGTATATCGTCGAGGAAGCCATCTCTTCAGGGATTGAGGATATTATTATCGTGACAGGACGGAGTAAGCGGGCGATTGAGGATCATTTTGACAAAAATATCGAGCTGGAGGCTGATCTGGAGGAGAAGAACAAGGATGAGCTTCTGGAAATTGTCCGCAGCGTCTCCAATCTGGTAGAGATCCATTGTGTTCGTCAGAAAGAACCGCTCGGTCTGGGACATGCCATCTGGTGTGCGCGTAAATTTATTAACCACGAGCCCTTTGCAGTTCTACTAGGGGATATGATAATCGACCATGAGGTGCCTTGCCTGAAGCAGATGATCGATGTCTATGACCAGCACGAGTCCAGCATCGTCGCGGTAGAGAGTGTGCCCTGGAAGGATGTGAGCAGCTATGGCGTCATTGAAGGGGAAGCTGTGAATGGTAAAATGCAGCGGATCACAAACCTGGTCGAAAAACCGAAGGTGAACCCTCCCTCCAACCTGGCCATGATCGGCAGATATATTCTCCATCCGGAAATTATGGATCTCCTGGAGCATCAGGAGGCCGGTGTAGGCGGCGAAATTCAGCTGACAGACGCATTGAAGGCGCTGGCGCAGCAGCAGGAGATGTATAGCTTCTGTTACGAAGGCAAGCTGTATGATGTCGGCAGCAAGCTCGGATATTTGAAGGCCAATATTGACTTCGCGCTGAAGCGGGACGGGATCGGACTGCCGCTCAAAAATTACTTGCTGGAAACCATTGTTGAATCAGAGCAGTCCAAGGTAGAGGCGCAGAGCAGTCTGAAGATCGTATGA
- a CDS encoding MOP flippase family protein, with the protein MSLKAKGIHAMKWSSLGTVVSIIVQLLQLIMVSHLLSPKDYGLMGMIMVIVAAAVNLTDMGISNAIIHRQDVTRNHLSSLYLLNLGMSALISLLIWLSAPYVAAFYEEPALINPIRWMSLLCLIPAFGQQFEVLCRKELEFDNISKIQIAAYVGGFIIALAGAYFGFGVYALVGSYLGNALIKSVGLLFLGWRRWTPRLHFARKDLKGYLRFGVYQMFSNLLQSLIYNLDYMIIGRMFGAQTLGYYSFAFQLCNMPIQKLSPLINTVSLPIFAKMQMQQELLRNGYVKVMSYVSYLNAPIYMGILVTAPALVPFVFGEQWIPSVLIIQILSATLLVRTLTLPVQPLLQSKGRTDVYFQFTLISMVIQAPGLFIGAYLGGVIGVAVAYLLVQTALVVVQYLFAVKRMLGPCGADYVKSMLPGLSFGAVMVAGVLLLNRLADWLFASEVHFIIQVACGVLFYGASILLFNPGLIASARQIIHRKSIP; encoded by the coding sequence ATGTCTTTAAAGGCTAAAGGGATTCATGCTATGAAATGGTCCAGCCTCGGTACGGTGGTGTCGATTATCGTGCAGCTGCTGCAGCTGATCATGGTGTCCCATTTGCTCTCGCCGAAGGATTATGGACTCATGGGAATGATTATGGTGATTGTCGCTGCCGCCGTAAATTTAACGGACATGGGCATCTCCAATGCCATAATTCACCGGCAGGATGTCACCCGGAATCATCTGTCCAGCCTGTATCTTTTGAATCTGGGCATGAGTGCTCTTATTTCCTTGCTCATCTGGTTATCTGCCCCTTATGTGGCTGCCTTCTACGAGGAACCGGCGCTCATCAATCCGATAAGGTGGATGTCGCTGCTCTGCCTCATTCCGGCCTTTGGCCAGCAGTTTGAGGTGCTGTGCCGCAAGGAGCTGGAGTTTGACAACATTTCAAAAATTCAGATCGCGGCTTACGTAGGCGGGTTTATCATTGCCCTGGCCGGTGCCTATTTCGGATTTGGCGTATATGCGCTGGTCGGCTCCTATTTAGGCAATGCATTGATTAAATCGGTTGGACTTCTGTTTCTGGGCTGGCGCCGATGGACGCCAAGATTACATTTTGCGAGAAAAGATTTGAAGGGCTATCTCCGGTTTGGTGTCTATCAAATGTTCTCCAATCTGCTGCAGTCCCTGATCTACAATCTGGATTATATGATCATCGGACGGATGTTCGGAGCCCAGACCCTGGGATATTACAGCTTTGCGTTTCAGCTATGCAATATGCCCATTCAGAAGCTGTCGCCGCTAATTAACACCGTCAGCCTGCCGATCTTTGCCAAGATGCAGATGCAGCAGGAGCTGCTTCGAAACGGATATGTGAAGGTCATGAGCTATGTCAGCTACTTGAATGCGCCGATCTATATGGGGATTCTGGTCACCGCTCCCGCTCTCGTTCCTTTCGTGTTCGGAGAGCAATGGATTCCAAGTGTCCTTATTATTCAGATTCTGTCGGCGACACTCCTGGTACGCACATTGACGCTGCCGGTGCAGCCGCTCCTTCAGTCTAAGGGCCGCACCGATGTCTATTTTCAGTTCACCCTGATCAGCATGGTCATTCAGGCACCGGGCCTGTTCATCGGAGCGTATCTGGGCGGTGTAATTGGCGTGGCTGTCGCTTATTTACTCGTTCAAACCGCCCTGGTCGTAGTGCAGTACCTGTTCGCTGTCAAGCGAATGCTGGGACCGTGCGGAGCCGACTATGTCAAAAGCATGCTGCCCGGATTAAGCTTTGGAGCCGTCATGGTGGCCGGGGTACTGCTGCTCAACCGGCTAGCCGATTGGCTTTTTGCAAGTGAGGTTCATTTCATCATCCAGGTGGCTTGTGGAGTGCTCTTCTACGGTGCCTCCATTCTCCTATTTAATCCCGGCCTGATCGCCAGTGCGCGGCAAATCATTCATCGCAAGAGTATTCCATAA
- a CDS encoding glycosyltransferase gives MFASHTYMGGDFVVGSHHLAREMNKLGHRVMHVSTPLSPFHALKWNNRDIQNRFRLWRGRARSLEEGPVNAVPMSLLPWEIAGPFYKKTKRNWMLPSLRGLMKQHGMENIDLLLMDQPRFVGLDQLLQPKRTVYRPTDIYSKMTGDPVVAQAEAELLGRVSALVSTSAPVHDELIAYNPQLPSMILENGVEYEHFSTPADEPEELKSIAGPRAIYVGAIDERLDVEGLARLAQNKPHISFVIVGPCPEAAARAFQGLTNLHLLGAKPYSRIPAFLQHSDVALLPLSHHPANAGRSPMKLYEYMAAGLPAVVTKTPELSRRDEQHLYFYHDLDDMAAQLERALSERSSREEVQRRAASQAWHSKAAQLLAFIDNL, from the coding sequence ATGTTCGCTAGTCATACTTATATGGGCGGAGACTTCGTGGTTGGCTCCCATCATCTCGCCCGGGAAATGAACAAATTAGGACATCGCGTCATGCATGTCAGCACACCGCTCAGTCCCTTCCATGCCCTGAAATGGAACAATCGTGATATACAGAACCGCTTCAGGCTGTGGAGAGGACGTGCCCGGAGCTTGGAGGAAGGGCCTGTGAACGCGGTGCCGATGTCCTTGCTTCCTTGGGAGATCGCAGGTCCTTTTTACAAAAAAACAAAACGGAACTGGATGCTTCCCTCCCTGCGCGGCTTGATGAAGCAGCACGGGATGGAAAATATTGATCTGCTGCTTATGGATCAGCCGCGATTCGTCGGGCTGGACCAGCTGCTGCAGCCGAAAAGAACGGTATACCGGCCAACGGATATTTACAGCAAAATGACTGGCGATCCCGTTGTGGCCCAGGCAGAGGCGGAGCTGTTAGGCCGCGTATCTGCGCTGGTATCCACTTCCGCGCCAGTCCATGACGAGCTGATTGCCTATAATCCCCAGCTTCCTTCCATGATTCTGGAGAATGGCGTGGAGTATGAGCATTTCTCCACCCCGGCGGACGAACCGGAGGAGCTGAAGTCTATTGCGGGTCCACGCGCGATTTATGTGGGAGCGATTGATGAACGATTGGATGTGGAAGGTCTTGCAAGACTGGCACAGAACAAGCCGCACATCAGCTTCGTCATTGTCGGCCCCTGCCCGGAAGCAGCGGCCCGTGCATTTCAAGGATTAACTAATTTGCATCTTCTCGGGGCCAAGCCTTACTCGCGAATCCCGGCCTTCCTGCAGCACTCAGATGTGGCGCTGCTGCCGCTCAGTCACCATCCGGCGAACGCCGGCCGAAGTCCGATGAAGCTGTACGAGTATATGGCAGCAGGTCTCCCGGCAGTCGTGACGAAGACGCCAGAGCTGTCGCGCAGAGATGAACAGCATCTGTATTTCTATCATGACTTGGATGATATGGCTGCCCAGCTTGAGAGGGCGTTAAGTGAGAGAAGCTCCAGGGAAGAGGTTCAGCGACGTGCGGCTTCTCAGGCCTGGCATTCCAAAGCAGCGCAGCTGCTTGCTTTTATCGACAACCTATAA
- a CDS encoding glycosyltransferase family 4 protein, giving the protein MTQTIYINGRFLTHPVTGVQRYGLELIQALDDLSSRKAEGFEHYEFIVLTPKVELPALNLSVIRIKQVGALKGHLWEQLELPVHAFRHLLLNPCNTAPLFKRKQAVTLHDAAVYAVPDTYSRLFRLWYKIMFPALGLLSQQILTCSTFSKDQLIRYCGIPSSKMRVIPHGREHVLRAAADHEVLKKHGLDKPFVLAVSSMSPNKNFGSIVKAIQHLNVENVDFVIAGGSNPKLFQEQGELPDSVKYLGYVEEEELRALYEHAACFVFPSFYEGFGFPPLEAMTCGCPVIASHTASIPEVCGEAAIYCDPYDWRDIASKIQRVLEDPDLQDQMRARGFEQSSKFSWERCAKETFAAITADPRTHEIPINNASRSETG; this is encoded by the coding sequence GTGACTCAAACCATCTACATCAACGGCCGTTTTCTAACTCACCCCGTGACGGGAGTTCAGCGTTACGGACTGGAGCTCATTCAAGCCCTGGATGATCTGTCCTCTCGCAAGGCAGAAGGCTTTGAGCATTATGAGTTTATTGTTTTGACTCCTAAAGTGGAGCTGCCGGCATTGAACCTGTCCGTCATTCGGATCAAGCAGGTGGGGGCGCTCAAAGGGCATCTGTGGGAGCAGCTGGAGCTGCCCGTGCATGCCTTCCGTCATCTGCTGCTTAATCCGTGCAACACCGCACCTTTGTTCAAAAGAAAGCAGGCGGTCACCTTGCATGACGCTGCTGTGTATGCCGTACCGGACACGTATTCCCGCTTGTTCCGTCTTTGGTACAAGATCATGTTTCCGGCTTTAGGGCTTCTGTCCCAGCAGATCTTAACCTGTTCCACCTTCTCCAAGGATCAGCTGATTCGCTATTGCGGGATCCCTTCGAGCAAGATGAGGGTCATTCCGCACGGCCGGGAGCATGTGCTGCGAGCCGCTGCTGATCACGAGGTACTGAAGAAGCATGGGCTGGACAAGCCCTTTGTGCTAGCTGTCAGCAGCATGAGCCCAAACAAAAATTTCGGCTCTATTGTCAAAGCCATTCAGCATTTGAATGTGGAGAATGTGGATTTCGTCATCGCCGGCGGGAGTAACCCGAAGCTGTTTCAGGAGCAAGGAGAGCTGCCCGACAGCGTGAAATACCTCGGCTATGTCGAAGAGGAGGAGCTCAGGGCGCTTTATGAGCATGCCGCCTGCTTCGTATTTCCTTCCTTCTACGAAGGCTTTGGCTTTCCGCCACTGGAAGCCATGACCTGCGGCTGTCCGGTCATCGCATCACACACGGCCTCGATTCCGGAAGTGTGCGGAGAGGCTGCGATTTACTGTGATCCTTATGACTGGAGGGATATAGCGAGCAAGATTCAAAGGGTGCTGGAGGATCCCGATTTGCAGGATCAGATGAGAGCCAGAGGGTTCGAGCAGTCCAGCAAGTTCTCTTGGGAACGCTGTGCCAAAGAAACGTTCGCGGCCATCACGGCCGATCCCCGGACCCATGAAATCCCTATCAACAATGCCAGCCGAAGTGAAACCGGATAG
- a CDS encoding O-antigen polymerase, protein MKARSLSIWWMNPTYLFLLLISIVVAGAYLIPGDSYITFYRVDKYIHDGNLEFLILPAVCFIAGSVIASLTAGARRPAREQVFSSMLKHQEGYIKAWIKLLFTLTLFGYAAWFLIMLQNGFTLSLFLNVVKGEPGAIYDITENFKSITGVTSFTNFGIPFVILAVYYQVSNGKRTFNGMLAIVVLLTLVRAIFFSERLALMEILLPAIIIMLAVKQKQGKKLRLVHYYPLIGLAALIGFFGISEYFRSWLSFYVNVYPSFWEFIVTRFFGYYVTALNTGTLYLEQLGFQSVPFPYFTLEWIWKFPGMSGDAYFSAFGINPEAGINTTLESWGNPEFNNPSGLMLPYQDYSLGEALLFWGLIGYVSGMLYAGFKHGGTLGMVLYPIWMVGILEIPRYLYFSSGRFFPCWIVLLTFTFMLHYNAKKLVSWQPAGRRA, encoded by the coding sequence ATGAAAGCAAGAAGCTTATCCATCTGGTGGATGAACCCGACGTACTTGTTCCTGCTGCTGATAAGCATCGTCGTGGCAGGAGCCTACCTGATTCCAGGAGACAGCTATATTACCTTTTATCGGGTAGACAAATATATCCATGATGGCAACCTAGAGTTCCTGATTCTGCCGGCAGTCTGCTTTATCGCGGGAAGCGTAATTGCTTCCCTGACTGCTGGAGCAAGAAGGCCTGCGCGGGAGCAAGTGTTCTCAAGCATGCTGAAGCATCAGGAAGGATACATAAAGGCCTGGATCAAGCTGCTATTCACCTTGACCCTGTTCGGATACGCAGCCTGGTTCCTGATTATGCTGCAGAACGGCTTCACGCTGTCCCTTTTTCTCAATGTAGTGAAGGGCGAGCCGGGCGCAATTTATGATATTACCGAGAACTTCAAGAGCATCACCGGCGTGACCTCTTTTACGAATTTCGGAATTCCGTTTGTCATCCTGGCCGTGTATTACCAGGTCTCAAACGGCAAGAGAACTTTTAACGGGATGCTGGCCATTGTCGTGCTGCTGACGCTGGTCCGGGCCATCTTCTTCTCCGAGCGTCTCGCGCTCATGGAGATTCTGCTTCCGGCGATTATCATTATGCTGGCGGTAAAGCAGAAACAAGGTAAAAAGCTGCGGCTGGTGCATTACTATCCCTTGATCGGTCTGGCTGCACTGATCGGATTTTTTGGAATTAGCGAGTATTTCAGATCCTGGCTCAGCTTCTATGTGAATGTGTATCCCTCCTTCTGGGAGTTCATTGTCACTCGCTTCTTCGGCTATTACGTAACGGCGCTGAACACAGGGACACTGTATCTGGAGCAGCTTGGATTCCAATCCGTTCCCTTTCCGTATTTCACGCTGGAGTGGATCTGGAAATTTCCCGGAATGAGCGGAGATGCCTACTTCTCTGCATTCGGCATTAATCCTGAGGCGGGAATCAATACCACGCTGGAGAGCTGGGGCAACCCCGAATTTAACAATCCGTCCGGCTTGATGCTTCCTTATCAGGATTACAGTCTGGGCGAGGCGCTGCTGTTCTGGGGTCTGATCGGCTATGTCAGCGGCATGCTGTATGCAGGATTTAAACATGGAGGGACCCTGGGCATGGTCCTGTATCCGATCTGGATGGTCGGAATCCTGGAGATTCCACGATATTTGTATTTCAGCAGCGGCCGGTTTTTCCCATGCTGGATTGTCCTTCTGACGTTTACATTCATGCTTCACTATAATGCCAAAAAGCTGGTCAGCTGGCAGCCAGCCGGAAGGAGAGCATAG